One segment of Danaus plexippus chromosome 18 unlocalized genomic scaffold, MEX_DaPlex mxdp_35, whole genome shotgun sequence DNA contains the following:
- the LOC116772928 gene encoding phosphofurin acidic cluster sorting protein 1 isoform X2 has protein sequence MTEKNKSEKMTNTSKPVPMKLFAAWEVDRTPSNCIPRLCTLRVTRLRVCGSLGDSGGSGAGSAGAGAVTLAARMHSSKRTLRSNDITVPPMDVELDLCFTLQYPHFVKRDGNRLQIMLQRRKKYKNRTILGYKTLAEGVIRMDQVLQRSMDMELELTSVGGKVGAGGQPVARLTITGLASTPVDHDTKNNNTLLITERGYSDEEEEGEFSSVDEADDMTYGGAAGRRAHRQLAFKQGDLSYTKLSRSRELSFRERERKIQSYIRSKEQERDSDSEMETTTKRKASSGKLAQRNLKQKFAALLRRFRVPEELADRGAARDTHHAQRDIDELFQELESLSCGEGEDSGPDQMDTISIGSTPKPSLRPFFSSSRSLANQEHHRHSNESEAVRSSAGDERASEGNSDGDVTLDAPVSGASVSSSPPNETKSSEDKRSRLFRSATSGGNLTPAVSSRKKNSLVIHTERPLSAHDLPSHSPTTVEPRRTLLEQVSRVLGEEGPGPECVAVAPPGLVRALHALGVPTVPSPPAAVPDARPLLQALLARAAKQGVRRVVRVVVCGGEAAAAAALRAHAELAARRHDAPLLRYYIIPTGVNTVARWLGAMDSTYAGLFCNESWSALCERAQDACMADVAEMSSRIARYINSIGPVNNIPIGEAMVAYRERSGDEDSSQTFVPFIAEVRVGCGEGGPSSLELDEGGSPPARPSPPATPAPASAPDLAPPLAFARTEPLELQLDYWLVGARCSEGSAAGAGAEGGKVTLKATFRALLVTRHNHHLCITYLTKEKKQKIMRLGKKKEKPGEAEGGRAHTVEGVARLICSAKGSHNAPLKVYIDGTEWNGVKFFQLSTQWQTHVKTFPVATCGAPLAPSDS, from the exons GCTGTGCACGCTTCGTGTGACTCGTCTCCGCGTGTGTGGTTCCCTGGGGGACTCCGGGGGGAGCGGCGCGGGCAGTGCGGGCGCCGGGGCTGTCACCCTCGCAGCCAGGATGCACAGCAGCAAGCGCACCCTCCGTTCCAACGACATCACCGTACCCCCTATGGATGTAGAGCTGGATCTCTGCTTCACGCTGCAGTATCCGCATTTCGTCAAACGGGATGGGAACAG ATTGCAAATAATGCTTCAAAGGCGCAAGAAATATAAGAATCGCACGATCCTCGGCTACAAGACTCTAGCTGAAGGTGTCATCAGGATGGATCAG GTGCTGCAACGTTCGATGGATATGGAACTCGAGTTGACTAGCGTGGGCGGGAAGGTGGGCGCCGGAGGGCAGCCCGTGGCCAGGCTCACTATCACCGGACTCGCCTCCACACCGGTCGATCACGACACCAAGAACAACAACACGCTGCTCATCACCG AGCGCGGGTACTCCGACGAGGAGGAGGAGGGCGAGTTCAGCTCGGTGGACGAAGCTGACGACATGACGTACGGCGGAGCCGCGGGCAGGAGGGCGCACAGGCAGCTAGCCTTCAAACAGGGAGACCTCTCATATACTAAG CTATCACGCTCGAGAGAGCTAAGCTTCAGGGAGCGAGAGAGAAAGATACAGAGCTATATAAGGTCGAAGGAGCAAGAGAGAGACAGCGATAGTGAGATGGAGACCACCACCAAGAGAAAGGCCAGTAGCGGCAAGCTCGCG CAAAGGAATCTGAAGCAGAAGTTCGCGGCGCTGCTGAGGAGGTTCCGCGTGCCCGAGGAGCTGGCGGACAGAGGAGCGGCCAGGGACACGCACCACGCTCAGAGAGACATAGACGAGCTGTTCCAG GAGTTGGAGTCCCTGTCGTGCGGCGAGGGCGAGGACTCCGGACCGGACCAGATGGACACCATCAGTATCGGCTCAACGCCCAAGCCCTCGCTGCGGCCGTTCTTCAGCAGCTCCAGGAGCCTCGCCAACCAGGAACACCACAGACATTCCAACG AGTCAGAGGCTGTACGCAGTTCGGCTGGCGATGAACGAGCCAGCGAGGGGAACAGCGACGGTGACGTGACGCTGGACGCGCCCGTCTCTGGCGCATCCGTATCCAGCTCGCCGCCCAATGAGACTAAG TCGTCGGAGGACAAGCGGTCCCGTTTGTTCCGCAGCGCCACCAGCGGCGGTAACCTGACCCCGGCCGTCTCCTCGCGCAAGAAGAACTCCCTCGTCATCCACACGGAGCGGCCGCTCAGCGCACACGACCTGCCCTCGCACAGTCCCACCACCGTGGAG CCCCGTCGCACTCTACTGGAGCAAGTGTCTCGCGTGCTGGGTGAGGAGGGTCCCGGGCCGGAGTGTGTGGCGGTGGCGCCCCCGGGCCTGGTGCGGGCTCTGCACGCGCTCGGCGTCCCCACGGTGCCTTCGCCTCCGGCAGCCGTGCCCGACGCTCGACCACTCCTCCAGGCCTTGCTCGCCCGGGCCGCTAAACA AGGGGTCCGGCGCGTGGTCCGCGTGGTGGTGTGCGGAGGCGAGGCGGCGGCGGCCGCGGCTCTCAGGGCTCACGCGGAGCTCGCCGCCCGGAGGCACGACGCGCCGCTCCTCAGATACTACATCATACCAACAG GTGTGAACACGGTGGCGCGCTGGTTGGGCGCCATGGACAGCACGTACGCGGGGTTGTTCTGCAACGAGTCCTGGAGCGCGCTCTGTGAACGGGCACAGGACGCCTGTATGGCCGACGTGGCCGAGATGAGCTCCAGGATAGCCAG gtACATCAATAGCATCGGCCCCGTCAACAACATACCCATAGGAGAGGCGATGGTCGCCTACCGGGAGCGGTCCGGGGACGAGGACTCCAGCCAGACCTTCGTGCCCTTCATAGCG gaGGTGCGAGTCGGTTGCGGCGAGGGTGGTCCCTCGTCCCTGGAGCTAGACGAAGGCGGCTCGCCCCCGGCCCGGCCTTCGCCCCCCGCCACGCCCGCTCCGGCCTCCGCCCCGGACCTCGCCCCGCCGCTCGCGTTCGCACGGACCGAGCCCCTGGAACTACAGCTGGACTACTGGCTG GTTGGCGCTCGCTGCTCAGAGGGCAGCGCGGCGGGGGCGGGCGCGGAGGGCGGCAAGGTGACGCTCAAGGCGACCTTCAGAGCTCTGCTCGTCACCAGGCACAATCACCACCTCTGCATCACATACCTCACCAaggaaaagaaacaaaaaa TCATGCGCCTGGGAAAGAAAAAGGAGAAACCCGGCGAGGCTGAAGGGGGGCGCGCTCACACCGTGGAGGGAGTCGCCAGGCTGATCTGCTCCGCCAAGGGCTCGCACAACGCGCCGCTTAAAG TGTACATAGACGGCACGGAGTGGAACGGCGTGAAGTTCTTCCAGCTGTCGACCCAGTGGCAGACGCACGTCAAGACCTTCCCCGTGGCCACGTGCGGGGCTCCGCTGGCGCCCTCGGACTCCTAG
- the LOC116772928 gene encoding phosphofurin acidic cluster sorting protein 1 isoform X1, protein MTEKNKSEKMTNTSKPVPMKLFAAWEVDRTPSNCIPRLCTLRVTRLRVCGSLGDSGGSGAGSAGAGAVTLAARMHSSKRTLRSNDITVPPMDVELDLCFTLQYPHFVKRDGNRLQIMLQRRKKYKNRTILGYKTLAEGVIRMDQVLQRSMDMELELTSVGGKVGAGGQPVARLTITGLASTPVDHDTKNNNTLLITERGYSDEEEEGEFSSVDEADDMTYGGAAGRRAHRQLAFKQGDLSYTKLSRSRELSFRERERKIQSYIRSKEQERDSDSEMETTTKRKASSGKLAQRNLKQKFAALLRRFRVPEELADRGAARDTHHAQRDIDELFQELESLSCGEGEDSGPDQMDTISIGSTPKPSLRPFFSSSRSLANQEHHRHSNVTRHASLASAGELRPRERLASAPLTESEAVRSSAGDERASEGNSDGDVTLDAPVSGASVSSSPPNETKSSEDKRSRLFRSATSGGNLTPAVSSRKKNSLVIHTERPLSAHDLPSHSPTTVEPRRTLLEQVSRVLGEEGPGPECVAVAPPGLVRALHALGVPTVPSPPAAVPDARPLLQALLARAAKQGVRRVVRVVVCGGEAAAAAALRAHAELAARRHDAPLLRYYIIPTGVNTVARWLGAMDSTYAGLFCNESWSALCERAQDACMADVAEMSSRIARYINSIGPVNNIPIGEAMVAYRERSGDEDSSQTFVPFIAEVRVGCGEGGPSSLELDEGGSPPARPSPPATPAPASAPDLAPPLAFARTEPLELQLDYWLVGARCSEGSAAGAGAEGGKVTLKATFRALLVTRHNHHLCITYLTKEKKQKIMRLGKKKEKPGEAEGGRAHTVEGVARLICSAKGSHNAPLKVYIDGTEWNGVKFFQLSTQWQTHVKTFPVATCGAPLAPSDS, encoded by the exons GCTGTGCACGCTTCGTGTGACTCGTCTCCGCGTGTGTGGTTCCCTGGGGGACTCCGGGGGGAGCGGCGCGGGCAGTGCGGGCGCCGGGGCTGTCACCCTCGCAGCCAGGATGCACAGCAGCAAGCGCACCCTCCGTTCCAACGACATCACCGTACCCCCTATGGATGTAGAGCTGGATCTCTGCTTCACGCTGCAGTATCCGCATTTCGTCAAACGGGATGGGAACAG ATTGCAAATAATGCTTCAAAGGCGCAAGAAATATAAGAATCGCACGATCCTCGGCTACAAGACTCTAGCTGAAGGTGTCATCAGGATGGATCAG GTGCTGCAACGTTCGATGGATATGGAACTCGAGTTGACTAGCGTGGGCGGGAAGGTGGGCGCCGGAGGGCAGCCCGTGGCCAGGCTCACTATCACCGGACTCGCCTCCACACCGGTCGATCACGACACCAAGAACAACAACACGCTGCTCATCACCG AGCGCGGGTACTCCGACGAGGAGGAGGAGGGCGAGTTCAGCTCGGTGGACGAAGCTGACGACATGACGTACGGCGGAGCCGCGGGCAGGAGGGCGCACAGGCAGCTAGCCTTCAAACAGGGAGACCTCTCATATACTAAG CTATCACGCTCGAGAGAGCTAAGCTTCAGGGAGCGAGAGAGAAAGATACAGAGCTATATAAGGTCGAAGGAGCAAGAGAGAGACAGCGATAGTGAGATGGAGACCACCACCAAGAGAAAGGCCAGTAGCGGCAAGCTCGCG CAAAGGAATCTGAAGCAGAAGTTCGCGGCGCTGCTGAGGAGGTTCCGCGTGCCCGAGGAGCTGGCGGACAGAGGAGCGGCCAGGGACACGCACCACGCTCAGAGAGACATAGACGAGCTGTTCCAG GAGTTGGAGTCCCTGTCGTGCGGCGAGGGCGAGGACTCCGGACCGGACCAGATGGACACCATCAGTATCGGCTCAACGCCCAAGCCCTCGCTGCGGCCGTTCTTCAGCAGCTCCAGGAGCCTCGCCAACCAGGAACACCACAGACATTCCAACG TGACGCGACACGCGAGCCTGGCCTCCGCCGGGGAGCTGCGGCCGCGCGAGAGACTCGCCTCCGCACCGCTCACAG AGTCAGAGGCTGTACGCAGTTCGGCTGGCGATGAACGAGCCAGCGAGGGGAACAGCGACGGTGACGTGACGCTGGACGCGCCCGTCTCTGGCGCATCCGTATCCAGCTCGCCGCCCAATGAGACTAAG TCGTCGGAGGACAAGCGGTCCCGTTTGTTCCGCAGCGCCACCAGCGGCGGTAACCTGACCCCGGCCGTCTCCTCGCGCAAGAAGAACTCCCTCGTCATCCACACGGAGCGGCCGCTCAGCGCACACGACCTGCCCTCGCACAGTCCCACCACCGTGGAG CCCCGTCGCACTCTACTGGAGCAAGTGTCTCGCGTGCTGGGTGAGGAGGGTCCCGGGCCGGAGTGTGTGGCGGTGGCGCCCCCGGGCCTGGTGCGGGCTCTGCACGCGCTCGGCGTCCCCACGGTGCCTTCGCCTCCGGCAGCCGTGCCCGACGCTCGACCACTCCTCCAGGCCTTGCTCGCCCGGGCCGCTAAACA AGGGGTCCGGCGCGTGGTCCGCGTGGTGGTGTGCGGAGGCGAGGCGGCGGCGGCCGCGGCTCTCAGGGCTCACGCGGAGCTCGCCGCCCGGAGGCACGACGCGCCGCTCCTCAGATACTACATCATACCAACAG GTGTGAACACGGTGGCGCGCTGGTTGGGCGCCATGGACAGCACGTACGCGGGGTTGTTCTGCAACGAGTCCTGGAGCGCGCTCTGTGAACGGGCACAGGACGCCTGTATGGCCGACGTGGCCGAGATGAGCTCCAGGATAGCCAG gtACATCAATAGCATCGGCCCCGTCAACAACATACCCATAGGAGAGGCGATGGTCGCCTACCGGGAGCGGTCCGGGGACGAGGACTCCAGCCAGACCTTCGTGCCCTTCATAGCG gaGGTGCGAGTCGGTTGCGGCGAGGGTGGTCCCTCGTCCCTGGAGCTAGACGAAGGCGGCTCGCCCCCGGCCCGGCCTTCGCCCCCCGCCACGCCCGCTCCGGCCTCCGCCCCGGACCTCGCCCCGCCGCTCGCGTTCGCACGGACCGAGCCCCTGGAACTACAGCTGGACTACTGGCTG GTTGGCGCTCGCTGCTCAGAGGGCAGCGCGGCGGGGGCGGGCGCGGAGGGCGGCAAGGTGACGCTCAAGGCGACCTTCAGAGCTCTGCTCGTCACCAGGCACAATCACCACCTCTGCATCACATACCTCACCAaggaaaagaaacaaaaaa TCATGCGCCTGGGAAAGAAAAAGGAGAAACCCGGCGAGGCTGAAGGGGGGCGCGCTCACACCGTGGAGGGAGTCGCCAGGCTGATCTGCTCCGCCAAGGGCTCGCACAACGCGCCGCTTAAAG TGTACATAGACGGCACGGAGTGGAACGGCGTGAAGTTCTTCCAGCTGTCGACCCAGTGGCAGACGCACGTCAAGACCTTCCCCGTGGCCACGTGCGGGGCTCCGCTGGCGCCCTCGGACTCCTAG
- the LOC116772928 gene encoding phosphofurin acidic cluster sorting protein 1 isoform X3, whose product MTEKNKSEKMTNTSKPVPMKLFAAWEVDRTPSNCIPRLCTLRVTRLRVCGSLGDSGGSGAGSAGAGAVTLAARMHSSKRTLRSNDITVPPMDVELDLCFTLQYPHFVKRDGNRLQIMLQRRKKYKNRTILGYKTLAEGVIRMDQVLQRSMDMELELTSVGGKVGAGGQPVARLTITGLASTPVDHDTKNNNTLLITERGYSDEEEEGEFSSVDEADDMTYGGAAGRRAHRQLAFKQGDLSYTKQRNLKQKFAALLRRFRVPEELADRGAARDTHHAQRDIDELFQELESLSCGEGEDSGPDQMDTISIGSTPKPSLRPFFSSSRSLANQEHHRHSNVTRHASLASAGELRPRERLASAPLTESEAVRSSAGDERASEGNSDGDVTLDAPVSGASVSSSPPNETKSSEDKRSRLFRSATSGGNLTPAVSSRKKNSLVIHTERPLSAHDLPSHSPTTVEPRRTLLEQVSRVLGEEGPGPECVAVAPPGLVRALHALGVPTVPSPPAAVPDARPLLQALLARAAKQGVRRVVRVVVCGGEAAAAAALRAHAELAARRHDAPLLRYYIIPTGVNTVARWLGAMDSTYAGLFCNESWSALCERAQDACMADVAEMSSRIARYINSIGPVNNIPIGEAMVAYRERSGDEDSSQTFVPFIAEVRVGCGEGGPSSLELDEGGSPPARPSPPATPAPASAPDLAPPLAFARTEPLELQLDYWLVGARCSEGSAAGAGAEGGKVTLKATFRALLVTRHNHHLCITYLTKEKKQKIMRLGKKKEKPGEAEGGRAHTVEGVARLICSAKGSHNAPLKVYIDGTEWNGVKFFQLSTQWQTHVKTFPVATCGAPLAPSDS is encoded by the exons GCTGTGCACGCTTCGTGTGACTCGTCTCCGCGTGTGTGGTTCCCTGGGGGACTCCGGGGGGAGCGGCGCGGGCAGTGCGGGCGCCGGGGCTGTCACCCTCGCAGCCAGGATGCACAGCAGCAAGCGCACCCTCCGTTCCAACGACATCACCGTACCCCCTATGGATGTAGAGCTGGATCTCTGCTTCACGCTGCAGTATCCGCATTTCGTCAAACGGGATGGGAACAG ATTGCAAATAATGCTTCAAAGGCGCAAGAAATATAAGAATCGCACGATCCTCGGCTACAAGACTCTAGCTGAAGGTGTCATCAGGATGGATCAG GTGCTGCAACGTTCGATGGATATGGAACTCGAGTTGACTAGCGTGGGCGGGAAGGTGGGCGCCGGAGGGCAGCCCGTGGCCAGGCTCACTATCACCGGACTCGCCTCCACACCGGTCGATCACGACACCAAGAACAACAACACGCTGCTCATCACCG AGCGCGGGTACTCCGACGAGGAGGAGGAGGGCGAGTTCAGCTCGGTGGACGAAGCTGACGACATGACGTACGGCGGAGCCGCGGGCAGGAGGGCGCACAGGCAGCTAGCCTTCAAACAGGGAGACCTCTCATATACTAAG CAAAGGAATCTGAAGCAGAAGTTCGCGGCGCTGCTGAGGAGGTTCCGCGTGCCCGAGGAGCTGGCGGACAGAGGAGCGGCCAGGGACACGCACCACGCTCAGAGAGACATAGACGAGCTGTTCCAG GAGTTGGAGTCCCTGTCGTGCGGCGAGGGCGAGGACTCCGGACCGGACCAGATGGACACCATCAGTATCGGCTCAACGCCCAAGCCCTCGCTGCGGCCGTTCTTCAGCAGCTCCAGGAGCCTCGCCAACCAGGAACACCACAGACATTCCAACG TGACGCGACACGCGAGCCTGGCCTCCGCCGGGGAGCTGCGGCCGCGCGAGAGACTCGCCTCCGCACCGCTCACAG AGTCAGAGGCTGTACGCAGTTCGGCTGGCGATGAACGAGCCAGCGAGGGGAACAGCGACGGTGACGTGACGCTGGACGCGCCCGTCTCTGGCGCATCCGTATCCAGCTCGCCGCCCAATGAGACTAAG TCGTCGGAGGACAAGCGGTCCCGTTTGTTCCGCAGCGCCACCAGCGGCGGTAACCTGACCCCGGCCGTCTCCTCGCGCAAGAAGAACTCCCTCGTCATCCACACGGAGCGGCCGCTCAGCGCACACGACCTGCCCTCGCACAGTCCCACCACCGTGGAG CCCCGTCGCACTCTACTGGAGCAAGTGTCTCGCGTGCTGGGTGAGGAGGGTCCCGGGCCGGAGTGTGTGGCGGTGGCGCCCCCGGGCCTGGTGCGGGCTCTGCACGCGCTCGGCGTCCCCACGGTGCCTTCGCCTCCGGCAGCCGTGCCCGACGCTCGACCACTCCTCCAGGCCTTGCTCGCCCGGGCCGCTAAACA AGGGGTCCGGCGCGTGGTCCGCGTGGTGGTGTGCGGAGGCGAGGCGGCGGCGGCCGCGGCTCTCAGGGCTCACGCGGAGCTCGCCGCCCGGAGGCACGACGCGCCGCTCCTCAGATACTACATCATACCAACAG GTGTGAACACGGTGGCGCGCTGGTTGGGCGCCATGGACAGCACGTACGCGGGGTTGTTCTGCAACGAGTCCTGGAGCGCGCTCTGTGAACGGGCACAGGACGCCTGTATGGCCGACGTGGCCGAGATGAGCTCCAGGATAGCCAG gtACATCAATAGCATCGGCCCCGTCAACAACATACCCATAGGAGAGGCGATGGTCGCCTACCGGGAGCGGTCCGGGGACGAGGACTCCAGCCAGACCTTCGTGCCCTTCATAGCG gaGGTGCGAGTCGGTTGCGGCGAGGGTGGTCCCTCGTCCCTGGAGCTAGACGAAGGCGGCTCGCCCCCGGCCCGGCCTTCGCCCCCCGCCACGCCCGCTCCGGCCTCCGCCCCGGACCTCGCCCCGCCGCTCGCGTTCGCACGGACCGAGCCCCTGGAACTACAGCTGGACTACTGGCTG GTTGGCGCTCGCTGCTCAGAGGGCAGCGCGGCGGGGGCGGGCGCGGAGGGCGGCAAGGTGACGCTCAAGGCGACCTTCAGAGCTCTGCTCGTCACCAGGCACAATCACCACCTCTGCATCACATACCTCACCAaggaaaagaaacaaaaaa TCATGCGCCTGGGAAAGAAAAAGGAGAAACCCGGCGAGGCTGAAGGGGGGCGCGCTCACACCGTGGAGGGAGTCGCCAGGCTGATCTGCTCCGCCAAGGGCTCGCACAACGCGCCGCTTAAAG TGTACATAGACGGCACGGAGTGGAACGGCGTGAAGTTCTTCCAGCTGTCGACCCAGTGGCAGACGCACGTCAAGACCTTCCCCGTGGCCACGTGCGGGGCTCCGCTGGCGCCCTCGGACTCCTAG
- the LOC116772932 gene encoding NADH-quinone oxidoreductase subunit B 2-like isoform X1: MIRKGFNTRCLLFRNFTSKANEPKELQKTEEPQTKKEADPCAEVKKPKAKKYPPVNLHGPQSFKLSEKRPYSPFHFKGQSTVEWVVARADDILNWGRKNSLWPLTFGLACCALEMMHYAGPRYDMDRFGMVFRGTPRQTDVIIVAGTVTNKMAPILRKTYDLMPDPKFVVSMGSCANGGGYYHYTYSTVRGADRIIPVDIYVPGCPPSAEALLYAMLQLQKKVKRMRMVQTWYRH; this comes from the exons ATGATCAGAAAAGGATTTAATACGAGATGTTTACTGTTCAG gAATTTTACTTCAAAAGCCAATGAGCCTAAGGAGCTGCAAAAGACAGAAGAGCCTCAGACGAAGAAAGAAGCAGATCCTTGTGCGGAAGTAAAGAAACCGAAAGCCAAGAAGTATCCACCCGTCAACCTGCATGGCCCTCAGAGCTTCAAGCTCAGTGAGAAGAGACCTTACTCGCCATTTCATTTCAAAGGACAG TCCACAGTGGAGTGGGTGGTCGCCCGAGCTGATGACATACTCAACTGGGGGAGGAAGAACTCCTTGTGGCCTCTGACCTTCGGTCTCGCCTGTTGCGCGCTAGAAATGATGCACTATGCCGGTCCCAG aTACGACATGGATCGCTTCGGCATGGTGTTCCGTGGGACTCCACGTCAAACGGATGTGATCATCGTGGCGGGAACTGTCACCAACAAGATGGCTCCCATCTTGCGCAAGACCTACGACCTCATGCCGGATCCCAAATTCGTTGTGTCAATGGGTAGCTGTGCCAACGGCGGCGGCTACTACCACTACACGTACTCCACCGTGCGAGGAGCTGATAGAATCATACCA GTCGATATCTACGTCCCAGGCTGTCCTCCGTCGGCCGAGGCTCTGTTGTATGCGATGCTGCAGCTCCAGAAGAAAGTTAAACGTATGCGCATGGTTCAGACCTGGTACAGGCATTAA
- the LOC116772932 gene encoding NADH-quinone oxidoreductase subunit B 2-like isoform X3: MTSQILSRVSVTDCTSFRLPSTFPFTFYFCFNTVYVTELEFPLGLYRSTVEWVVARADDILNWGRKNSLWPLTFGLACCALEMMHYAGPRYDMDRFGMVFRGTPRQTDVIIVAGTVTNKMAPILRKTYDLMPDPKFVVSMGSCANGGGYYHYTYSTVRGADRIIPVDIYVPGCPPSAEALLYAMLQLQKKVKRMRMVQTWYRH, from the exons aTGACGTCCCAGATATTATCTCGTGTAAGCGTCACAGATTGCACTTCCTTCAGACTCCCGAGTACATTTCCTTTCacgttttatttctgttttaatacaGTTTACGTTACTGAGTTGGAGTTTCCTCTCGGCCTTTATCGG TCCACAGTGGAGTGGGTGGTCGCCCGAGCTGATGACATACTCAACTGGGGGAGGAAGAACTCCTTGTGGCCTCTGACCTTCGGTCTCGCCTGTTGCGCGCTAGAAATGATGCACTATGCCGGTCCCAG aTACGACATGGATCGCTTCGGCATGGTGTTCCGTGGGACTCCACGTCAAACGGATGTGATCATCGTGGCGGGAACTGTCACCAACAAGATGGCTCCCATCTTGCGCAAGACCTACGACCTCATGCCGGATCCCAAATTCGTTGTGTCAATGGGTAGCTGTGCCAACGGCGGCGGCTACTACCACTACACGTACTCCACCGTGCGAGGAGCTGATAGAATCATACCA GTCGATATCTACGTCCCAGGCTGTCCTCCGTCGGCCGAGGCTCTGTTGTATGCGATGCTGCAGCTCCAGAAGAAAGTTAAACGTATGCGCATGGTTCAGACCTGGTACAGGCATTAA
- the LOC116772932 gene encoding NADH-quinone oxidoreductase subunit B 2-like isoform X2, giving the protein MTSQILSRVSVTDCTSFRLPSTFPFTFYFCFNTVYVTELEFPLGLYRVFSVMFESTVEWVVARADDILNWGRKNSLWPLTFGLACCALEMMHYAGPRYDMDRFGMVFRGTPRQTDVIIVAGTVTNKMAPILRKTYDLMPDPKFVVSMGSCANGGGYYHYTYSTVRGADRIIPVDIYVPGCPPSAEALLYAMLQLQKKVKRMRMVQTWYRH; this is encoded by the exons aTGACGTCCCAGATATTATCTCGTGTAAGCGTCACAGATTGCACTTCCTTCAGACTCCCGAGTACATTTCCTTTCacgttttatttctgttttaatacaGTTTACGTTACTGAGTTGGAGTTTCCTCTCGGCCTTTATCGGGTATTTAGTGTAATGTTCGAG TCCACAGTGGAGTGGGTGGTCGCCCGAGCTGATGACATACTCAACTGGGGGAGGAAGAACTCCTTGTGGCCTCTGACCTTCGGTCTCGCCTGTTGCGCGCTAGAAATGATGCACTATGCCGGTCCCAG aTACGACATGGATCGCTTCGGCATGGTGTTCCGTGGGACTCCACGTCAAACGGATGTGATCATCGTGGCGGGAACTGTCACCAACAAGATGGCTCCCATCTTGCGCAAGACCTACGACCTCATGCCGGATCCCAAATTCGTTGTGTCAATGGGTAGCTGTGCCAACGGCGGCGGCTACTACCACTACACGTACTCCACCGTGCGAGGAGCTGATAGAATCATACCA GTCGATATCTACGTCCCAGGCTGTCCTCCGTCGGCCGAGGCTCTGTTGTATGCGATGCTGCAGCTCCAGAAGAAAGTTAAACGTATGCGCATGGTTCAGACCTGGTACAGGCATTAA